A genomic stretch from Hemicordylus capensis ecotype Gifberg chromosome 1, rHemCap1.1.pri, whole genome shotgun sequence includes:
- the LOC128346074 gene encoding uncharacterized protein LOC128346074 isoform X2 produces MPEPLPAPRITNNILGEALTEEPSMPEPLPAPRITNDILEEELIEETSMPEPLPTPCITNDLLGKVLIEDTSVPGPSILTDTPKEAASVSEPLLEPSIADNYLQQEVELLKGLQHDYVQQQLRVRLISQQFPLSLWAINLQIGHMRTRLIRSEVRLQWWEREDVPAGPAALLQPSRSDSSLSSASLEVASIPPSTSTSSLLLHPSPPPPPSPPPLEPDLSNVKETLQSLVEMQLHQLRDRQRDLRSCQECLQSFKALRGQLRRLRSRLARVEATMGIVVPPRKLDVAEEEGEGKLKETTVLLFT; encoded by the exons atgccagaacctcttccagcacctcgcatcaccaacaacatcctgggggaagcgctcactgaggaaccctccatgccagaaccccttccagcacctcgcatcaccaacgacatcctggaggaagagctcattgaggaaacctcaatgccagaaccccttccaacaccttgcatcaccaatgacctactggggaaagtgctcattgaggatacctcagtgccaggtccttccattctcacagacactccaaaggaagcagcttctgtgtcagagcccttactagagccttccattgctgataattatcttcagcaagaagtagaactcctcaaaggcttacagcatgactatgtccagcagc aactgagggttcgcctcatttcccaacagttccctctttctctctgggccatcaacctgcaaattggacacatgcggacaaggctcatccgcagtgaagttcggctgcagtggtgggaaagggaag atgttcctgcaggccctgctgcacttctccagccctctaggtctgattcatcattgtcctctgcctcccttgaggttgcctccatcccaccctccacctccacctcttccctcctcctgcatccctctccacctcctcctccttccccacctcctctggagccggacctcagcaatgtgaaagaaactctgcagagtttggtagagatgCAGCTCCATCAGCTGCGTGACC gccaaagagacctccgcagctgccaggaatgcttacaaagcttcaaggcactgaggggacaattgaggcggctaaggagcagactggccagggtggaagccactatggggatcgtggttcctccaaggaagctggacgttgctgaggaagaaggggaaggcaaattaaaagagacaactgtgctactatttacataa
- the LOC128346074 gene encoding uncharacterized protein LOC128346074 isoform X1: MPEPLPAPRITNNILGEALTEEPSMPEPLPAPRITNDILEEELIEETSMPEPLPTPCITNDLLGKVLIEDTSVPGPSILTDTPKEAASVSEPLLEPSIADNYLQQEVELLKGLQHDYVQQQLRVRLISQQFPLSLWAINLQIGHMRTRLIRSEVRLQWWEREAPVPVIQAASQDVPAGPAALLQPSRSDSSLSSASLEVASIPPSTSTSSLLLHPSPPPPPSPPPLEPDLSNVKETLQSLVEMQLHQLRDRQRDLRSCQECLQSFKALRGQLRRLRSRLARVEATMGIVVPPRKLDVAEEEGEGKLKETTVLLFT, from the exons atgccagaacctcttccagcacctcgcatcaccaacaacatcctgggggaagcgctcactgaggaaccctccatgccagaaccccttccagcacctcgcatcaccaacgacatcctggaggaagagctcattgaggaaacctcaatgccagaaccccttccaacaccttgcatcaccaatgacctactggggaaagtgctcattgaggatacctcagtgccaggtccttccattctcacagacactccaaaggaagcagcttctgtgtcagagcccttactagagccttccattgctgataattatcttcagcaagaagtagaactcctcaaaggcttacagcatgactatgtccagcagc aactgagggttcgcctcatttcccaacagttccctctttctctctgggccatcaacctgcaaattggacacatgcggacaaggctcatccgcagtgaagttcggctgcagtggtgggaaagggaag ctccagtgcctgtaatccaagcagcttctcagg atgttcctgcaggccctgctgcacttctccagccctctaggtctgattcatcattgtcctctgcctcccttgaggttgcctccatcccaccctccacctccacctcttccctcctcctgcatccctctccacctcctcctccttccccacctcctctggagccggacctcagcaatgtgaaagaaactctgcagagtttggtagagatgCAGCTCCATCAGCTGCGTGACC gccaaagagacctccgcagctgccaggaatgcttacaaagcttcaaggcactgaggggacaattgaggcggctaaggagcagactggccagggtggaagccactatggggatcgtggttcctccaaggaagctggacgttgctgaggaagaaggggaaggcaaattaaaagagacaactgtgctactatttacataa